In Sulfitobacter sp. OXR-159, one DNA window encodes the following:
- a CDS encoding 4a-hydroxytetrahydrobiopterin dehydratase, whose product MTERLSIETRKTLLQPLFNTGWEMVESRDAIHKTFKFKDFADAFGWMTRVAIWAEKWNHHPEWSNVYNRVEVTLITHDVDGLSSLDAKLARKMDGLFGAGKD is encoded by the coding sequence ATGACCGAGAGATTAAGCATCGAGACCCGCAAGACGCTGCTGCAACCGCTGTTCAATACCGGCTGGGAAATGGTCGAAAGCCGGGATGCGATCCACAAGACGTTCAAGTTCAAGGATTTCGCCGACGCCTTTGGCTGGATGACAAGGGTGGCTATTTGGGCGGAAAAGTGGAATCACCATCCCGAATGGAGCAATGTTTACAACCGCGTGGAGGTGACGTTGATCACCCATGACGTGGATGGGCTAAGCTCGCTCGACGCGAAATTGGCGCGCAAGATGGATGGTCTCTTTGGGGCCGGGAAAGACTGA
- a CDS encoding mechanosensitive ion channel family protein, with the protein MQDLFETELWQGKTIADLLTLEFLASAAGSVIGAIVILLLGWVISSWLQHRVENLGKRNKHLDEMLFEFLASIVRYVVLGFTVLFVLNTFGVKTTSVVAVIGAAGLAIGLALQGTLSNVAAGVMLILFRPIKIGDFVVIAGEMGTVKQINLNYTVLADLSNVQVIVPNSEVWGNVITNYSVNPTRRAEWTFGVGYGANLKTAEEIIRSTIMADERAHADPEPFIQVNNLNDSSVDFLVRVWCSAGDYFAFKADMTRKVKEALDEGGVDIPFPTRTIVQAAE; encoded by the coding sequence ATGCAAGATTTGTTTGAAACGGAACTGTGGCAGGGCAAGACGATTGCCGATCTGCTGACGCTGGAGTTCCTTGCCAGCGCGGCAGGCTCGGTGATCGGCGCGATTGTGATCCTGTTGCTGGGGTGGGTCATCTCAAGTTGGCTGCAACACCGTGTCGAAAACCTTGGCAAGCGGAACAAGCACCTCGACGAGATGCTGTTCGAATTTCTGGCTTCCATCGTGCGTTATGTGGTGCTGGGCTTTACCGTTTTGTTCGTGCTCAACACTTTCGGGGTCAAGACGACTTCGGTCGTGGCGGTTATCGGTGCGGCGGGTCTGGCGATTGGTCTGGCCCTGCAGGGCACCCTGTCGAACGTGGCCGCCGGGGTCATGCTTATCCTCTTTCGTCCGATCAAGATCGGCGATTTCGTGGTGATCGCGGGCGAGATGGGCACGGTCAAACAGATCAACCTGAACTATACGGTGCTGGCCGACCTCAGCAATGTGCAGGTCATCGTGCCGAACTCTGAGGTTTGGGGCAATGTCATCACCAACTATTCCGTCAACCCGACCCGCCGTGCGGAATGGACCTTTGGCGTGGGCTATGGCGCGAACCTCAAGACCGCCGAAGAGATCATTCGCAGCACGATCATGGCGGATGAACGCGCCCATGCCGATCCTGAGCCCTTCATTCAGGTGAACAATCTCAACGACAGTTCGGTCGATTTCCTTGTGCGGGTCTGGTGCAGCGCGGGGGATTATTTTGCCTTCAAGGCCGATATGACCCGCAAGGTCAAAGAGGCGTTGGATGAAGGCGGGGTGGATATTCCGTTCCCCACACGCACCATCGTGCAGGCTGCGGAATAG
- a CDS encoding peroxiredoxin translates to MTISQGSTLPDAKLVQMGADGPEPVQMADKLKGRKVVIFAVPGAFTPTCHSAHVPSFVRTKDQFDAKGVDEVICVSCNDPFVMKAWGEATGASEAGITMLADASSAFTRAIGMEFDAEGAGLVGRSKRYAMLVEDGKVTLWQPEESPGTCEISGGEALLDNM, encoded by the coding sequence ATGACGATTTCTCAAGGTTCGACGCTGCCGGACGCGAAACTGGTTCAGATGGGCGCGGATGGGCCCGAGCCGGTGCAGATGGCCGACAAGCTCAAGGGCCGCAAAGTGGTGATCTTTGCCGTGCCGGGTGCGTTCACGCCCACCTGCCACTCTGCCCATGTGCCGAGCTTCGTGCGCACCAAAGATCAGTTCGACGCCAAAGGCGTGGATGAGGTGATCTGCGTCTCCTGCAACGACCCTTTCGTGATGAAAGCTTGGGGCGAAGCGACCGGCGCGAGTGAGGCCGGAATCACCATGTTGGCCGACGCCAGCAGCGCATTCACCCGCGCCATCGGCATGGAGTTCGACGCCGAAGGTGCCGGGCTGGTCGGCCGGTCCAAACGCTATGCGATGCTCGTCGAAGACGGCAAGGTGACACTGTGGCAGCCCGAGGAAAGCCCCGGCACCTGCGAGATTTCCGGCGGCGAAGCACTGCTGGACAATATGTAA
- a CDS encoding FAD/NAD(P)-binding oxidoreductase: MQHVVVIGAGQAGASCVAKLRNGGFEGKITLIGAEPCPPYQRPPLSKGYLLGDMTLERLFLRPEAFYADQGIALKTDCRVTAIDPETRVLATTVGQIAYDELVLATGSLPRRLPAAIGGDLVGVFTVRDLADVDAMAPRFSKGAKVLIVGGGYIGLEAAAVAAKLGLEVTLVEMADRILQRVAAPETSDYFRALHEGHGVTLREGVGLERLLGEGHVTGARLSDGTEIAADFVITGVGIEPDIALAKAAGIEIDNGIKVDAQGRTSVPGIWAAGDCTSFPYRGGRIRLESVPNAIDQAEVVAENILGAGKEYIAKPWFWSDQYDVKLQIAGLNAGYDRVVTRLGEGSASFWYYLGETLLAVDAANDPRGYMVGKRLIEAGKSPDPALVADSQTDLKALLKP, from the coding sequence ATGCAGCATGTGGTGGTGATCGGAGCCGGGCAGGCGGGGGCCTCTTGCGTGGCCAAACTGCGCAATGGCGGGTTTGAGGGCAAGATCACCCTGATCGGGGCCGAGCCTTGCCCGCCCTACCAACGGCCACCGCTGTCCAAAGGGTATCTGCTGGGCGATATGACACTGGAGCGGCTGTTTCTGCGGCCCGAGGCTTTCTATGCCGACCAAGGGATCGCGCTCAAGACCGATTGCCGCGTTACCGCGATTGACCCTGAAACGCGCGTTCTTGCCACCACTGTCGGGCAGATCGCCTATGACGAACTGGTGCTCGCTACCGGCTCCCTCCCGCGTCGGCTACCGGCGGCGATTGGCGGCGATCTGGTAGGCGTCTTTACCGTGCGCGATCTGGCGGATGTGGATGCCATGGCGCCGCGTTTCTCAAAGGGCGCGAAGGTTCTGATCGTCGGCGGTGGCTACATCGGGCTGGAAGCCGCGGCCGTCGCGGCCAAGCTGGGGCTTGAGGTCACGCTGGTGGAAATGGCCGACCGCATCCTGCAGCGCGTCGCAGCGCCCGAGACCAGTGATTATTTCCGCGCCCTGCATGAAGGCCACGGTGTTACGCTGCGCGAAGGCGTGGGGCTGGAGCGGCTGTTGGGCGAAGGCCACGTCACCGGCGCACGGCTGAGCGATGGGACAGAGATTGCCGCCGATTTCGTCATCACCGGCGTGGGCATCGAGCCCGACATCGCGCTGGCCAAGGCAGCAGGGATCGAGATCGACAACGGCATCAAGGTCGACGCACAGGGCCGCACGAGTGTGCCGGGCATCTGGGCGGCGGGGGATTGCACCTCTTTCCCCTATCGCGGCGGGCGTATCCGGTTGGAAAGCGTGCCCAATGCCATCGATCAGGCCGAGGTGGTCGCTGAAAACATCCTCGGCGCGGGTAAGGAATACATTGCCAAACCGTGGTTCTGGTCGGACCAATATGACGTGAAGCTGCAAATCGCCGGGCTGAACGCAGGCTATGACCGCGTGGTCACCCGCCTTGGCGAAGGCAGCGCCTCGTTCTGGTACTACCTTGGCGAAACGTTGCTGGCCGTCGATGCCGCGAACGATCCGCGCGGCTATATGGTGGGCAAACGGCTGATCGAAGCGGGAAAATCGCCAGACCCGGCTTTGGTCGCGGACTCTCAGACAGACCTAAAGGCATTGCTGAAACCATGA